One region of Eleutherodactylus coqui strain aEleCoq1 chromosome 5, aEleCoq1.hap1, whole genome shotgun sequence genomic DNA includes:
- the LOC136629013 gene encoding zinc finger protein 84-like isoform X2 produces the protein MPAGNRPDDGSWSSEGHLVCVAYKAEDCDITQDTYEEPAIIPDVLSALHSKDPSSDPLIQGPSYESSQTEKNKSHIRGEHQSTHTGEEQYSCLECGKCFNRKPYLIVHQKIHTGEKPYSCSECGKDFTVKSHLIRHERIHTGEKPFSCPDCGKCFTQKIALVTHQRIHTGVKPFSCSECGESFNRKSNLMIHQKIHTGEKPFSCSECRKCFNRKSSLIVHQRIHTGEKPFSCPDCGKCFNHKSHLVSHQRIHTGEKPFSCSDCSKCFTVESDLIIHQRIHTGEKPFSCTDCGKCFNLKISLVSHQKTHTGEKPFSCPDCGKRFNQKITLVTHQRIHTGEKPFSCSECGKSFNYKSNLLKHERSHTGKKPFIF, from the exons ATGCCtgcaggtaaccgcccag atgacggtagctggagctcagagggacatctAGTATGTGTAGCTTATAAAGCAGAAGATTGTgatatcacacaagatacatatgaagaacctgccattatcccagatgtcctctcagcccttcacagcaaagatccatcatctgatcctcttatacagggcCCATCTTATGAGTCATCACAGACTGAGAAGAACAAAAGTCACATAAGAGGAGAACACCAAAgcactcacacaggagaggagcagTATTCGTgtctagaatgtgggaaatgttttaaccggaAACCTTATCTTATTGTACATCAGAAAATccatacaggggagaagccgtattcatgttcagaatgtgggaaagattTTACTGTGAAATCACATCTTATcagacatgagagaattcacacaggggagaagccattttcatgcccagattgtgggaaatgttttacccagaaaatagctcttgttacacatcagagaattcacacaggagtaaaaccattttcatgttcagaatgtggggaaTCCTTTAACAGGAAATCAAATCTTATgatacatcagaaaattcacacaggggagaagccgttttcatgttcagaatgtagaAAATGTTTTAACCGGAAATCAAGTCTTattgtacatcagagaattcacacaggggagaagccattttcatgcccagattgcgggaaatgttttaaccacaaatcacatcttgtttcacatcagagaattcacacaggggagaagccattttcatgttcagactgTAGCAAATGTTTTACCGTTGAATCAGATCttattatacatcagagaattcacacaggggagaagccgttttcatgcaCAGAttgcgggaaatgttttaacctgaAAATAagtcttgtttcacatcagaaaactcacacaggggagaagccgttttcatgccCAGATTGTGGGAAACGTTTCAATCAAAAAATAACTCTTgtaacacatcagagaattcacacaggagagaagccattttcatgttcagaatgtgggaaaagttttaactACAAATCAAATCTACTGAAACATGAAAGAAGTCACACGGGAAAGAaaccatttattttttaa